The following are from one region of the Zymoseptoria tritici IPO323 chromosome 13, whole genome shotgun sequence genome:
- the Rgd1 gene encoding Rho GTPase-activating protein (In yeast the orthologous gene can be activated by Mtl1 receptor and is a GTPase-activating protein (RhoGAP) for Rho3p and Rho4p connected to cell wall integrity pathway involved in exocytosis), with the protein MVELIDDSNGAGPTNNGSAPVSPEMNAPAAFSNGGASKPNRSSASDPRTDEVLYSNIGITTLLDRLKQSIASTRDFAQFLKKRSNLEEEQAKGLKRLTQAQLENVKRTEMRGGSYAHQLGEVLRVHERMADNGMQFALSLHQMHEDLDLLSANMERGRKQWKHEGLDAEKRAADAEQAMQKAKARYDSLAEDYDRARTGDTKAGRRLGLKGPKSAEQHEQDLLKKTQAADADYEEKVRGAKSQREWLLSDMRPKAVRALLELIRESDSALTLQLQKFATFNEKLLLGNGLAVTPLSETTGPAGPKSLRDMVSEIDNDVDFHHFVAGHASKVSRPSEIKYEQHPTLAPKTQQPRAAPPATSHSPLAMNPTSGGGSSFTVPTLGGSSFAAPTSGNSQPGSAPYAPYSPADAAPPSSFAVKQSHDPISPVQRAYDSPAAPPYPQHPSERSLPNHSTPIGDQFSSPSPHNQTTGSIPVALAPGPRSPSPSPAHRVFATSLDDLFARDASAVPMLVFQCIQAIDLFGLGTEGIYRAPGTGSQVTRLRNAFDTLPPNHPSLDFRNPANFGHDVNSVASLLKSFFRELPDPLFTRHQYSQFIDAARHEDPGVRRDALHQGINDLPDPNYATLRALVLHLHRVMGNEERTRMGSGNLAVCFAPTLMGNHTGPQISDGALQQRVVETILANATAIFDED; encoded by the exons ATGGTCGAACTCATCGACGACAGCAATGGAGCTGGCCCGACCAACAACGGGTCCGCTCCGGTGAGTCCTGAGATGAACGCACCAGCAGCATTCAGCAATGGAGGTGCATCGAAACCAAATAGATCGTCTGCCTCCGACCCTCGAACGGACGAGGTGCTTTACTCCAACATTGGCA tcaccaccctcctcgacCGCCTCAAGCAAAGCATCGCCTCCACCCGCGACTTTGCACAATTCCTCAAAAAACGCTCCAacctcgaagaagaacaagccAAAGGTCTCAAACGCCTGACCCAAGCCCAGCTCGAAAATGTCAAACGCACCGAAATGCGCGGCGGTTCCTACGCTCACCAACTCGGCGAAGTCCTCCGCGTGCACGAACGTATGGCCGACAACGGAATGCAATTCGCCCTCTCTCTACACCAAATGCACGAAGACCTCGATCTCCTTTCCGCCAACATGGAACGCGGGCGCAAACAGTGGAAACATGAAGGATTGGATGCCGAGAAGAGGGCTGCGGACGCGGAACAGGCGATGCAAAAGGCCAAGGCGAGGTATGACTCCCTGGCGGAGGATTATGATCGTGCGAGGACGGGGGATACGAAGGCGGGGAGGAGGTTGGGGTTGAAGGGTCCGAAGAGTGCGGAGCAGCATGAGCAGGATTTGTTGAAGAAGACGCAGGCGGCGGATGCGGATTATGAGGAGAAGGTGAGAGGGGCGAAGAGTCAGAGGGAGTGGTTGTTGAGTGATATGAGGCCCAAGGCGGTGAGGGCGTTGTTGGAGTTGATCAGGGAGAGCGATAGTGCGTTGACGTTGCAGTTGCAGAAGTTTG CAACATTCAACGAGAAGCTGCTTCTCGGCAACGGACTGGCGGTCACACCATTGAGTGAAACGACAGGCCCGGCAGGACCCAAGAGCTTGCGAGACATGGTCAGCGAGATTGACAACGATGTTGATTTCCATCACTTCGTGGCTGGACACGCCAGCAAGGTGTCGCGGCCCAGCGAGATCAAGTACGAGCAACACCCAACTCTGGCACCTAAAACGCAACAACCACGAGCAGCGCCTCCAGCAACAAGCCACTCACCTTTAGCGATGAACCCTACAAGTGGAGGAGGTTCCAGCTTCACAGTACCCACACTGGGAGGATCCAGCTTTGCAGCACCAACATCCGGCAACTCGCAACCCGGCTCAGCACCATACGCACCCTACTCACCAGCAGACGCCGCTCCACCTTCCTCCTTTGCCGTCAAGCAATCCCACGATCCCATTTCACCCGTCCAGCGAGCATACGATTCTCCCGCCGCACCACCTTACCCACAACATCCCTCCGAGCGCAGCCTTCCCAACCACTCCACCCCAATCGGCGACCAATTCTCCTCCCCCTCTCCCCACAACCAAACTACCGGCTCCATCCCCGTCGCACTCGCCCCAGGCCCTCGAtctccctcaccctctcccGCCCATCGCGTCTTCGCCACCTCCCTCGACGATCTCTTCGCCCGCGACGCCTCCGCAGTCCCCATGCTCGTCTTCCAATGCATCCAAGCCATCGACCTCTTCGGCCTCGGCACGGAGGGGATCTATCGCGCCCCAGGAACCGGCTCGCAAGTCACCCGTCTCCGCAACGCCTTTGACACACTGCCACCCAACCACCCTTCTCTCGACTTCCGCAATCCCGCGAATTTCGGCCACGATGTCAACTCCGTGGCGAGTCTGTTGAAATCCTTCTTCCGGGAACTGCCGGATCCGCTGTTCACGCGCCATCAATACAGCCAGTTTATCGACGCAGCGAGACATGAAGACCCCGGCGTGAGGAGAGACGCCCTGCATCAGGGCATCAACGACTTGCCGGATCCGAATTATGCTACTTTGAGAGCGCTTGTGCTGCATCTGCATCGGGTGATGGGGAATgaggagaggacgaggatgggGAGCGGGAATTTGGCGGTCTGTTTTGC ACCTACCCTCATGGGCAACCACACCGGCCCACAGATCAGCGACGGTGCACTGCAGCAGAGAGTGGTGGAGACGATTTTGGCGAATGCGACGGCAATCTTCGATGAGGATTGA